One Paracidovorax avenae ATCC 19860 genomic region harbors:
- a CDS encoding Crp/Fnr family transcriptional regulator: MTDTLTSAADHLATLASGRWFASLPPGLAGALAGMAHMRALQPGQALFLRGDPPCGLYAVVRGAIDISGIGGSDPQPRAALLTRLEPPAWFGEIAVFDRAARTHDAHAAEPGALLLHVPQAPLLAWLAQHPEHWHALGMLLADKLRTAFVALEELALLPAPRRLARRLVLMAEGYGQWAGEGRSRRQLSLSQEQLALMLALSRQTTNQILRDLQGRGLLRMHRGSIEILDLAGLRAACG, encoded by the coding sequence ATGACCGACACCCTGACTTCCGCCGCGGACCATCTCGCCACGCTCGCCTCGGGCCGGTGGTTCGCTTCCCTGCCCCCCGGGCTGGCCGGCGCGCTCGCCGGCATGGCGCACATGCGCGCACTGCAGCCCGGGCAGGCGCTCTTCCTGCGGGGCGATCCGCCGTGCGGGCTGTATGCGGTGGTGCGCGGCGCGATCGACATCTCCGGCATCGGCGGCAGCGATCCGCAACCGCGCGCCGCCCTGCTCACGAGGCTGGAGCCACCCGCCTGGTTCGGGGAAATCGCGGTCTTCGACCGGGCCGCGCGCACGCACGACGCGCATGCGGCCGAGCCCGGAGCCCTGCTGCTGCACGTGCCGCAGGCTCCCCTGCTGGCCTGGCTCGCGCAGCATCCGGAGCACTGGCACGCCCTGGGCATGCTGCTGGCCGACAAGCTCCGCACCGCCTTCGTCGCGCTGGAAGAACTCGCGCTGCTGCCCGCGCCCCGGCGCCTTGCCCGGCGGCTGGTGCTCATGGCCGAGGGCTACGGGCAGTGGGCCGGCGAAGGGCGCTCGCGCCGCCAGCTCTCGCTGTCGCAGGAGCAGCTGGCGCTGATGCTCGCGCTCTCGCGCCAGACCACCAACCAGATCCTGCGCGACCTGCAGGGCCGCGGCCTGCTGCGCATGCACCGCGGCAGCATCGAGATCCTGGACCTGGCCGGCCTGCGCGCTGCCTGCGGCTGA